A window of Nocardia arthritidis genomic DNA:
TCTAAGATGAGCGAACGGACCGACGTCGCACGATCGGGGCTGACTGGAATGTTGTTGCCGCAGTTGCGCGCGCTCGCGGGAGAGCTCGGTATTCGAGGCACTTCCGGTATGCGCAAGGGTGATTTGATCGCCGCCATCAAGGAGAACCAGGCCGGAAAGCCCGCCGCCAAGGCGGACGCCAAGCCCGTGAAGGCCGAGCCCGCCGGGAAGTCCGAGGCGAAGGCGTCGACGGAGGCGCCCGCCAAGTCCGAGGCCCGTGGTGAGCAAGCCACCCTCGACGTGACGCCCGTCGCGGACCCCGCGCCGGCGAAAGCGGCTGCGGCACCGGCGAAGACGGCCGAGCCCGCCGCGAAGACCGAAGCCGCGGCGGCGAATTCCGCTCCCGCGAATCCGGGTTCCACCGACACCGCCCCCGCGGCCGAGACCGGCGAGGAGTCCGGTCGTGATGCGGGTCAGCGCGGTCGGGGCCGCCAGCGCCGCGGCCGGGATCAGGCGCAGACGCGTTCCGGTGGGGAGAACACCCCTACCGCGGGTGACGAGCCCAAGCAGGACGAGCAGGGCGAGCGTCGCCGCGATCGCAATCAGCAGGGCGACCGCAATCAGCAGGGCGAGCGCAACGGCGCACGCAACAGCGATGGCGCCCGCACCAGCGAGAGCACGCGCAACGGTGACGGCAGCCGCGGCGGCGACCGCGACCGGGATCGCGACCGCGGCGGTGACGAGGACGAGGGCGGTCGCGGACGGCGGGGTCGCCGGTTCCGGGAACGTCGTCGTGGTCGCGACCGCGATGGCGGCGGTGGCGGCGGCGAGGCCCGCGAGTTGGAGATCCGCGAGGACGATGTGCTGCAGCCGGTGGCGGGCATCCTCGACGTGCTGGACAACTACGCGTTCGTCCGCACCTCGGGCTACCTGGCCGGGCCGAACGACGTCTACGTCTCGATGAACCTGGTCCGCAAGAACGGCCTGCGCCGCGGTGACGCGATCACCGGCGCAGTGCGCGCGCCGCGCGAGGGCGACCAGAGCAATCAGCGGCAGAAGTTCGATCCGCTGGTGCGGTTGGACACGGTCAACGGCGGTGATGCCGAGGCGGCCAAGCGGCGGCCGGACTTCAGCAAGCTCACCCCGCTGTACCCGAACCAGCGCCTGCGGCTGGAGACCCAGCAGAACAAGCTGACCACGCGCGTGATCGATCTGATCATGCCGATCGGTAAGGGGCAGCGTGCGCTGATCGTTTCGCCGCCGAAGGCCGGTAAGACGACGATCATGCAGG
This region includes:
- the rho gene encoding transcription termination factor Rho → MTDTDLLATPGVDSNPTGSRESDSGQISKMSERTDVARSGLTGMLLPQLRALAGELGIRGTSGMRKGDLIAAIKENQAGKPAAKADAKPVKAEPAGKSEAKASTEAPAKSEARGEQATLDVTPVADPAPAKAAAAPAKTAEPAAKTEAAAANSAPANPGSTDTAPAAETGEESGRDAGQRGRGRQRRGRDQAQTRSGGENTPTAGDEPKQDEQGERRRDRNQQGDRNQQGERNGARNSDGARTSESTRNGDGSRGGDRDRDRDRGGDEDEGGRGRRGRRFRERRRGRDRDGGGGGGEARELEIREDDVLQPVAGILDVLDNYAFVRTSGYLAGPNDVYVSMNLVRKNGLRRGDAITGAVRAPREGDQSNQRQKFDPLVRLDTVNGGDAEAAKRRPDFSKLTPLYPNQRLRLETQQNKLTTRVIDLIMPIGKGQRALIVSPPKAGKTTIMQDIANAIAVNNPECYLMVVLVDERPEEVTDMQRSVKGEVIASTFDRPPSDHTSVAELAIERAKRLVEMGKDVVVLLDSITRLGRAYNNSSPASGRILSGGVDSTALYPPKRFLGAARNIENGGSLTIIATAMVETGSTGDTVIFEEFKGTGNAELKLDRKIAERRVFPAVDVNPSGTRKDELLLSPDEAAVLHKLRRVLSGLDSHQAIDLLIDRLKKSKNNLEFLMQVSKTAPGAIDE